A stretch of Clostridia bacterium DNA encodes these proteins:
- a CDS encoding V-type ATP synthase subunit I, with the protein MSKVDLIGLAKDKERILQAFQDTGFLEIVEMERLEGVENEEWFSSLNFKTANETIERLEREISEVEFALRFLGDRVATEQEKKIIVRASDLDDIWADKDEILSIAQVCRDFDTEENEIDSRRHRLRNEVDKYIPWLGLNLSLEDLEDTAHVIVRAGSVPKAMAAEFIETVAQYDLAELKDLGEEKEDAYFFIVLHKSLRDKAREATKKYDFTQVNFGDEKGTPEEIIRELEKKIEELFKQKTLLQDRAEELAGKRPRLMMLLDVLQMHLQREKAANQAVISEKTFALKGWVKDSDKQKLEDLIKEQTEFYKLSFAEPEDDEPFPVYTENVVPVSPYEMVTNLYSVPASNSIDPNNVVAPFHALFLGLMMGDVGYGLLMSIGGFLFKKKATGGAKKLGGVIMYGGIASIIWGVLLGSYFGDMGTRLGVKPLLLNPMDKPVNMLAICLGIGFIHVLVGMGVKAYMLIKEKKYFDALFDVGFWYLLLLGLPMMAIFSWGKYLAIAGALGLLLTAGREKKNIFGKILGGLGSLYGITGYLSDVLSYSRLFALLLSSAVVAMVFNQIAIMVGTNVVGYFFAAIVFVLGHAFNLFIGGLGAFVHGSRLIYVEFFSKFFMGGGHAFEPLHKEPKYISFEKEEAK; encoded by the coding sequence ATGAGCAAGGTTGATTTAATCGGCCTAGCAAAAGACAAGGAAAGAATTCTACAAGCTTTTCAAGATACTGGATTTCTTGAAATCGTGGAAATGGAACGTCTAGAAGGAGTGGAGAATGAGGAATGGTTTTCTTCATTGAATTTTAAGACGGCTAACGAAACCATTGAACGATTGGAAAGAGAAATCTCTGAAGTGGAGTTTGCCTTACGCTTCTTAGGTGACCGGGTTGCAACGGAGCAAGAGAAAAAAATTATTGTACGCGCCAGTGATTTGGATGATATATGGGCGGACAAGGATGAAATTTTATCCATTGCTCAGGTCTGTCGTGACTTTGATACTGAAGAAAATGAAATTGACAGTAGACGTCATAGACTACGTAATGAAGTGGACAAGTACATACCTTGGTTGGGCTTGAACTTGTCATTGGAAGACCTTGAAGATACTGCCCATGTCATTGTACGTGCTGGTAGTGTTCCCAAGGCCATGGCTGCAGAGTTTATTGAAACGGTGGCCCAGTATGATTTGGCAGAACTCAAGGATCTGGGAGAAGAAAAAGAAGATGCCTATTTCTTCATCGTATTGCATAAGAGCCTCCGGGATAAAGCCCGTGAAGCCACCAAAAAGTACGATTTTACCCAGGTGAATTTCGGTGATGAAAAAGGTACTCCTGAAGAAATCATTAGAGAACTTGAAAAGAAGATTGAAGAACTCTTTAAACAAAAGACCTTATTACAAGATAGAGCAGAGGAATTGGCAGGCAAACGGCCTCGTCTGATGATGCTGCTAGATGTCTTGCAGATGCATTTGCAACGTGAAAAGGCCGCCAATCAGGCGGTAATCAGTGAAAAGACCTTTGCACTGAAAGGTTGGGTAAAAGATAGCGATAAACAGAAATTGGAAGATCTCATAAAAGAGCAGACTGAATTCTATAAGCTTTCATTTGCTGAACCAGAAGATGACGAACCGTTCCCGGTATATACGGAAAATGTAGTTCCGGTTTCACCCTATGAAATGGTTACCAATCTATATAGTGTTCCAGCTTCGAATAGTATTGACCCCAACAATGTGGTAGCACCATTCCATGCATTGTTTTTGGGCTTGATGATGGGTGACGTCGGATATGGCCTACTCATGTCGATTGGTGGATTCTTATTTAAGAAAAAAGCGACAGGCGGTGCAAAAAAACTCGGCGGCGTCATAATGTATGGTGGCATTGCCAGTATTATCTGGGGTGTGTTGTTGGGTAGCTATTTTGGAGATATGGGAACACGTTTAGGCGTCAAACCCTTGCTTCTAAATCCCATGGACAAACCCGTTAATATGTTGGCAATTTGCTTGGGAATTGGTTTTATCCATGTCCTAGTCGGTATGGGTGTGAAAGCCTATATGCTCATTAAAGAGAAAAAATACTTTGATGCGCTGTTTGACGTTGGATTCTGGTACTTGCTATTGCTTGGTTTACCCATGATGGCAATTTTTTCCTGGGGCAAGTATTTGGCGATCGCAGGAGCGCTTGGCCTACTTTTAACAGCAGGTCGAGAGAAAAAGAATATTTTCGGCAAGATACTAGGTGGGCTAGGTAGTTTGTATGGTATTACTGGTTATCTAAGTGATGTCCTATCTTACTCACGATTGTTCGCCTTGCTATTATCGTCCGCGGTTGTAGCCATGGTTTTCAATCAAATTGCGATTATGGTGGGCACCAATGTCGTTGGATATTTTTTTGCGGCAATCGTTTTTGTTCTAGGCCATGCGTTTAATCTGTTTATTGGCGGACTGGGTGCCTTCGTGCATGGCAGCCGGCTAATCTATGTTGAATTTTTCAGCAAGTTTTTCATGGGCGGTGGTCATGCATTCGAGCCGTTGCATAAGGAACCAAAATATATTTCATTTGAAAAAGAGGAGGCAAAATAA
- a CDS encoding V-type ATP synthase subunit K: MFLTGQVLAILGVALAVILPGIGSSMGVKNAGEAGAGVVTEDPDKFGQVLILELLPGTQGIYGLLVGFIIMTKINVFGGMDPVTVSEGMLYLTGSLPIAFVGLISAIQQGKVSTAGVSVIAKRPKEVGKAMILSAMVETYAVLALLASFLVVYFI; encoded by the coding sequence ATGTTTTTAACTGGACAAGTTCTTGCAATTTTAGGAGTAGCTCTAGCCGTAATTCTACCAGGAATCGGCTCTTCAATGGGTGTTAAGAATGCTGGTGAAGCTGGTGCAGGCGTTGTAACCGAGGACCCAGATAAGTTTGGTCAGGTTCTGATTCTTGAATTGCTCCCAGGTACCCAAGGTATCTATGGTCTCTTGGTAGGTTTTATCATCATGACCAAGATCAATGTGTTTGGTGGTATGGACCCGGTAACCGTATCGGAAGGTATGCTCTATCTTACAGGTTCCCTACCGATTGCATTTGTTGGACTAATTTCTGCTATACAACAAGGTAAAGTATCCACTGCCGGTGTTAGTGTAATCGCCAAACGACCTAAAGAAGTCGGAAAAGCCATGATTCTATCGGCTATGGTTGAAACATACGCTGTATTGGCCTTGCTTGCTTCCTTCCTAGTTGTATACTTCATCTAA
- a CDS encoding V-type ATP synthase subunit E, with protein sequence MSNSLKAIESEILRDARAEADKQIQLANARAEEKIAAKRKELEKELALRKEYNSEEAAKKKARMLTGAALEERKMRLAAKQETIDLAFSNVIEAFEEMDKDRYGKWLSDLILAYAETGEERVLVSEGDKDLVDEAFLKKVNQKLEEQGKVGKLRLVEEAGEFAKGFVLQGELSEINCNLDALVKAVRKSLEAEVASVLFS encoded by the coding sequence ATGAGTAATAGCCTGAAAGCAATAGAAAGTGAAATTTTACGGGATGCTAGGGCTGAAGCCGATAAACAAATCCAACTGGCCAATGCGCGCGCAGAAGAGAAGATAGCGGCCAAAAGAAAAGAGCTTGAAAAGGAGCTTGCACTTCGCAAGGAGTATAATTCGGAAGAAGCTGCCAAAAAGAAGGCACGTATGCTTACGGGCGCTGCCTTGGAAGAACGCAAAATGCGCTTGGCTGCCAAACAAGAAACCATTGATTTGGCCTTCTCTAATGTGATTGAAGCGTTTGAGGAAATGGATAAAGATAGATATGGTAAGTGGCTATCCGACCTCATATTGGCTTATGCGGAAACAGGAGAAGAAAGAGTCCTAGTATCTGAAGGAGATAAGGATTTAGTGGATGAAGCCTTTTTGAAAAAGGTTAATCAGAAACTCGAAGAACAAGGCAAGGTTGGAAAGCTTAGATTGGTTGAAGAAGCCGGAGAGTTCGCTAAGGGTTTTGTACTTCAGGGAGAACTTTCTGAGATTAACTGCAATCTAGATGCTTTGGTTAAGGCAGTGCGCAAATCATTGGAAGCAGAAGTCGCTAGTGTCTTATTCAGTTAG
- a CDS encoding V-type ATP synthase subunit C: MAQPSNTYSVARIHALESQLMDKMKIERMVEAASAEDALKILGESGEYGAAMSDLQGPWEYEKVLEAELKSLKELLEKISPNLAVSNLFFMHHDVNNVKVMIKAKTLGREFPEFISPFGAIDLVVFNQAFKDDDFAALPAYLQEAIYDVRSEMDEKVDPQKMDVILDRAMYAEILRIAKKEKMPAIMNYFRKEIDWINILSFFRTNRAGFGSHYFSGVYIPGGTINERSFWKGIDENMDLELDVLSGTEYRDMFAESLALYRDSGNLSILERNIQNRMLEEIKRLSQNNYSGIEPVLGYLLAKEYEAKAVRLIMVGKLNGLPKEVIKERLRECYA; this comes from the coding sequence ATGGCTCAACCTAGCAACACCTATAGCGTGGCGAGAATTCATGCGCTAGAGTCACAATTGATGGACAAAATGAAAATTGAGCGAATGGTAGAGGCTGCTTCTGCCGAGGATGCACTGAAAATACTGGGAGAAAGCGGAGAATATGGAGCCGCAATGTCAGATTTACAGGGCCCTTGGGAATATGAAAAGGTTCTGGAAGCTGAGTTGAAATCTCTGAAGGAACTGCTTGAGAAGATTTCCCCAAACCTGGCAGTCAGCAACTTATTTTTCATGCACCATGATGTTAACAATGTCAAGGTGATGATTAAAGCAAAAACGCTTGGTCGTGAATTTCCGGAGTTTATTTCTCCCTTTGGTGCCATAGATTTGGTGGTATTCAACCAAGCATTCAAGGATGATGATTTTGCCGCTTTGCCGGCATATCTACAAGAGGCCATTTACGATGTTCGTTCGGAAATGGATGAAAAAGTTGATCCCCAAAAAATGGATGTGATTTTAGACCGGGCTATGTATGCGGAGATTCTACGAATTGCCAAGAAAGAAAAGATGCCTGCAATTATGAATTATTTTCGCAAAGAGATTGATTGGATTAATATCTTATCTTTTTTTAGAACCAATAGGGCTGGCTTCGGTTCTCATTACTTTTCCGGAGTATATATACCGGGAGGTACTATCAATGAACGTTCCTTTTGGAAGGGAATTGATGAAAATATGGATTTAGAGCTAGATGTCTTATCCGGCACAGAATACCGCGACATGTTTGCGGAGTCATTAGCCCTCTATAGGGATAGCGGTAATCTCAGTATTTTGGAACGAAACATTCAAAATAGGATGCTGGAGGAAATCAAGCGCTTGTCCCAAAATAACTATTCGGGTATAGAACCAGTTCTTGGCTATTTACTTGCGAAAGAATACGAAGCCAAGGCTGTCCGACTCATCATGGTAGGCAAATTAAACGGACTGCCAAAAGAGGTTATCAAGGAAAGGTTGCGTGAGTGCTATGCATAA
- a CDS encoding V-type ATP synthase subunit F, giving the protein MHKIGVVGERDAILGFKSLGLDVFAAYEEEEISNTLNTLARNDYAVIFITEETAMKAKETIDKYTSRPFPAIILIPGAKGSTGIGMMAIKESVEKAIGTDILFKED; this is encoded by the coding sequence ATGCATAAAATCGGAGTAGTAGGTGAAAGAGATGCCATCTTGGGATTTAAGTCCCTAGGATTAGATGTGTTTGCCGCATACGAAGAAGAAGAAATTTCGAATACACTCAACACCTTGGCCAGAAATGACTATGCGGTAATATTTATTACTGAGGAAACGGCCATGAAAGCCAAAGAGACGATTGACAAATATACAAGCAGGCCTTTTCCAGCCATTATTTTGATTCCGGGAGCCAAAGGTTCAACCGGCATAGGTATGATGGCAATCAAGGAAAGCGTAGAGAAGGCCATCGGAACAGATATTCTGTTCAAGGAAGACTAA
- a CDS encoding V-type ATP synthase subunit A, which yields MQGRIEKVSGPLVVASGMADAKMYDVVRVSDKRLIGEIIEMRGDKASIQVYEETAGLGPGEMVESTGEPLSVELGPGLIEAIYDGIQRPLTEIREKVGDRITRGVEVSPLNTEKKWAFKPVKKEGDVVIPGDIIGTVQETLSVEHRIMVPVGTEGTIEAIFEGDFTIVEPVCRVRTESGEVKDVIMRQKTPVRIGRQYKKKLSPEVPMVTGQRVIDTFFPVSKGGTAAVPGPFGSGKTVVQHQLAKWADADIIVYVGCGERGNEMTDVLMEFPELKDPKTGEALMKRTVLIANTSDMPVAAREASIYTGITIAEYFRDMGYSVAIMADSTSRWAEALREMSGRLEEMPGEEGYPAYLSSRLAEFYERAGRVLCLGSDEREAAITAIGAVSPPGGDISEPVSQGTLRIVKVFWGLDSALAYRRHFPAINWLNSYSLYTNRLAKAMGDATHEDWNDKRREAMSLLQKEAELEEIVRLVGVDALSLTDRLVMETARSIREDYLHQNAFHEVDTFTSLEKQYKMMSLILSFHNEATNAFREGAEFEDLLKLPVREKIGRAKYVHEERIEELDDLIQEIKNEVAELIPKGDLPYA from the coding sequence TTGCAAGGTAGGATTGAAAAAGTATCCGGACCGTTGGTAGTAGCCAGCGGAATGGCCGATGCAAAAATGTACGACGTAGTTCGAGTAAGCGATAAACGTTTGATTGGTGAAATTATCGAAATGCGTGGTGACAAAGCATCGATTCAGGTATATGAAGAAACAGCTGGGCTTGGACCTGGGGAAATGGTGGAATCAACGGGAGAACCGCTCAGTGTTGAGTTGGGCCCAGGATTGATTGAAGCCATCTACGACGGCATTCAAAGACCCTTGACTGAAATTAGAGAAAAAGTTGGTGACCGCATCACACGTGGTGTGGAAGTAAGTCCTTTGAACACTGAAAAGAAATGGGCGTTTAAACCCGTTAAAAAAGAAGGCGACGTGGTTATTCCAGGTGATATTATCGGAACCGTCCAAGAAACACTCAGTGTAGAGCATCGTATCATGGTACCCGTGGGTACGGAAGGTACGATTGAGGCAATTTTTGAAGGAGACTTTACCATTGTTGAGCCGGTTTGCCGGGTAAGAACGGAAAGCGGCGAAGTGAAAGACGTAATTATGCGTCAAAAAACGCCTGTACGGATTGGAAGACAATACAAGAAAAAACTTTCTCCGGAAGTTCCGATGGTTACTGGACAACGGGTTATCGATACATTTTTCCCCGTATCCAAAGGTGGTACCGCTGCTGTTCCTGGACCGTTTGGATCCGGAAAGACGGTGGTACAGCATCAGTTGGCAAAATGGGCTGATGCCGATATTATCGTATACGTTGGCTGTGGCGAGCGTGGCAATGAGATGACCGATGTTTTGATGGAATTCCCAGAGTTGAAAGACCCCAAAACTGGCGAGGCCTTGATGAAACGTACAGTTTTGATTGCCAATACCTCGGACATGCCTGTGGCTGCTCGTGAAGCTTCGATCTACACAGGGATTACCATTGCTGAATATTTCCGTGATATGGGATACTCTGTAGCGATTATGGCGGATTCTACTTCACGTTGGGCAGAAGCATTGCGTGAGATGTCTGGCCGTCTTGAAGAAATGCCTGGTGAGGAAGGCTACCCAGCCTATTTATCCTCCCGTTTGGCGGAGTTCTATGAGCGTGCAGGACGTGTTCTATGCTTAGGCTCAGACGAGCGTGAGGCAGCTATTACGGCCATTGGAGCCGTATCTCCTCCAGGTGGTGATATTTCGGAGCCGGTATCGCAAGGAACACTGCGAATCGTAAAAGTGTTCTGGGGCTTGGATTCAGCGCTTGCGTACAGAAGACACTTTCCAGCCATTAACTGGTTGAACAGCTACTCTTTGTATACCAATCGCCTAGCTAAGGCGATGGGGGATGCAACGCATGAAGATTGGAATGACAAACGACGCGAAGCAATGAGCCTTTTGCAAAAAGAAGCTGAGTTGGAAGAAATTGTCCGTTTGGTTGGTGTTGATGCCCTGTCGTTAACTGACCGCTTGGTAATGGAAACGGCACGTTCGATTCGTGAAGACTATTTGCACCAAAATGCATTCCATGAGGTAGATACCTTTACTAGTTTAGAAAAACAATACAAGATGATGAGTCTAATCTTAAGCTTCCACAATGAGGCTACCAATGCTTTTAGGGAAGGTGCTGAGTTTGAGGATCTACTCAAGTTGCCAGTTCGTGAAAAAATTGGCCGTGCCAAGTATGTACACGAGGAGCGGATTGAAGAGCTAGATGATTTGATTCAGGAAATCAAGAATGAAGTAGCAGAACTAATTCCGAAAGGGGATCTGCCGTATGCTTAA
- a CDS encoding V-type ATP synthase subunit B: MLKEYKSIREVVGPLMLVDGVDGVKYYELVEIEQKNGEIRQGRVLEVNGDKAMIQLFEGSQGLQISSSKCRFLGHGIELAVSEDMLGRVFSGLGVPIDGGPDIIAEERLDINGEPLNPASRDYPSEFIQTGISAIDGLNTLVRGQKLPVFSGSGLPHAQLAAQIARQAKVLGSDSKFAVVFGAIGITYEEAEFFISDFRKTGAIERTVLFMNLANDPAIERIATPRMALTAAEYLAYEKGMHVLVILTDITNYAEALREVSAARKEVPGRRGYPGYLYTDLATMYERAGRIKGKEGSITQIPILTMPEDDKTHPIPDLTGYITEGQIILSRELHRSGIEPPINVLPSLSRLKDKGIGKDKTREDHADTMNQLFAAYARGKEAKELAVILGEGALSDTDKLFAKFADEFEKQYVSQGYETNRSIEDTLSLGWKLLDILPKNELKRIREEYIEKYLPSLNGKGDE; encoded by the coding sequence ATGCTTAAAGAATATAAGTCAATTAGAGAAGTAGTAGGCCCCTTGATGCTAGTTGATGGTGTCGACGGTGTTAAATATTATGAGCTAGTGGAAATTGAACAGAAAAATGGTGAAATTCGTCAGGGACGAGTATTGGAAGTAAATGGCGATAAAGCGATGATTCAGTTGTTTGAGGGATCGCAAGGATTGCAAATTTCTAGTTCCAAATGTCGTTTTCTTGGACATGGTATCGAGTTAGCCGTATCAGAAGATATGTTGGGTAGAGTATTCTCAGGACTGGGTGTGCCGATTGATGGTGGCCCGGACATTATTGCGGAGGAAAGACTAGATATTAATGGAGAACCATTGAATCCAGCTTCTAGAGACTATCCATCTGAGTTTATTCAGACTGGTATTTCAGCCATTGATGGATTGAATACCTTGGTGCGCGGACAAAAACTTCCCGTATTTTCAGGAAGTGGTTTGCCTCACGCTCAATTGGCTGCGCAGATTGCGCGTCAAGCGAAGGTTTTGGGCTCAGACAGTAAGTTCGCTGTAGTATTTGGCGCCATCGGAATTACGTATGAAGAAGCAGAATTTTTTATTTCTGATTTTCGTAAGACCGGTGCCATCGAGCGTACAGTGCTATTTATGAACCTGGCAAATGACCCAGCTATTGAACGTATCGCGACTCCCCGTATGGCTCTAACCGCAGCTGAATATCTGGCGTATGAAAAGGGTATGCATGTCTTGGTAATCCTAACAGATATCACCAACTATGCTGAAGCTCTGCGTGAAGTATCGGCAGCGAGAAAAGAAGTACCAGGTCGTCGTGGCTATCCAGGTTATCTATATACTGACTTGGCAACCATGTACGAGCGTGCAGGTAGAATTAAAGGCAAGGAAGGTTCTATTACCCAGATTCCTATTTTGACCATGCCGGAGGATGACAAGACTCATCCCATTCCTGATTTGACTGGTTACATCACAGAAGGACAGATTATTCTATCTAGAGAATTGCACCGTTCTGGTATTGAACCGCCTATCAACGTGTTACCTTCCTTGTCTCGTTTGAAGGATAAAGGAATTGGTAAAGATAAGACCAGAGAAGACCATGCAGATACCATGAACCAGTTGTTTGCGGCGTATGCACGTGGTAAGGAAGCCAAGGAATTGGCTGTTATTCTGGGGGAAGGCGCCCTGTCTGATACCGACAAGCTGTTTGCAAAGTTTGCGGATGAATTCGAGAAACAATATGTGTCCCAGGGCTATGAAACCAATCGTAGCATTGAAGACACCTTATCTTTGGGATGGAAGTTGCTAGATATCTTGCCTAAAAATGAACTTAAGAGGATTCGCGAGGAATACATCGAGAAATATCTGCCGTCTTTGAACGGCAAAGGAGATGAATAA